Within Desulfobacterales bacterium, the genomic segment TCATATATTTATTGAACCGGCGAACATGGTTGCGGGCCAGACGACGCGCCCGGTCGGACTGACCCTTCTCAACCGCGTGCACGAGATCACACAGGTCCCGGTAGTTTTCTTGTAATTCGCGTTTATCCATAGAAAGAAATTCATCATAATAGCGATGGATGTTGTCATGGACAGAATGCAGCACCGACATGTATATCGGATTTGCCGCCACCTGTGCCAGGGTCATGTGGATGCGTTTGTCTATTTCGAGAAAGGTTTCTCGCTGCGAAGGGCCCGCCTCGATGCATTTGCCGGCTTGATTTAAAAGCTCAGTCAGTATGCTGATGTCTGCGGCCGACCGATTGGCAGCAGCGCGGGCGGCCACAAATCCCTCCACATCTTCACGAAATTCAGCCAGATGGTTTAATGAAACCTTTTGCGACCGGATTAACAACGCCAGGCCTTCGCTCACCTGATCGGCATTCAGGTCTTTGACCACCGAACCGCCGCCGACACCGAGCTTGATTTCGATTAAGCCCTTTTGTTCCAGGACTCTCAATGCTTCGCGTAGTGTGCCGCGACTGATATTAAACATGTCTTTAAGCTGCCGCTCAGACGGTAGGGTGTCACCGGTCTTTAGCCGCCCGTCGAGAATGGCATCCTGAATCTGGGCAACAACATCCTGAAAAACCTTGGTTTGTTTGGCGGTCTGGAACATCGGCACATTTCCTTTCGCTAATAATAAAAATCATTATAATGGTTAGACCATTATAATCTTTCGTTTAACCAATGTCAATAGCGAAGAAAATAAGATATGAGAAAAACTGCTTGCCACTTTAAACTATCCCTTAAAGTGGCGCCTATCTCAAAAATGCATTTTTGAAATCGGTTCCGATTATTTGCTTGACTAACACCTATACAGGCTATAAATTGCAGAAATTTTAAGAGAAATTTACCCATATCATATGACTTGCCGGTCAACCCGGGGCAAAAGTCGGACCTTTTCTGTGGGTGATATGATTAAATCCGCATGTTCGGAGTTATAAACCATGCTTAGAAACAAACAAATTTGTATCATTGGTACGGGCAACATGGGCGAAGCCCTCATCAGCGGTCTGATCAGCTCGGCATCATCCAAGCCCGAGAATATTATTTGCACCGATGTTCGCGAGGCCAAACTTAGCGACATACGGGAGCAATACGGGATTCAAACAACCAACAACAATCTGGAAGCCGTAGCCGATTCGGATATCGTTGTTTATGCCGTCAAACCCCAGATCATGGCGGCTGTTCTCAACGAAACCGCTCAACATCTGGATATGTCCAAACTTATCATTTCAATTGCCGCCGGCGTCCCCATGGAGGCCATCGAGTCGTGTCTGAATAAGAAGCTGCGTCTGATTCGTGTCATGCCCAACATTGCGGCGGCAGTTAAAGAAGCAGCCACGGCTGTTGCGGCCGGAAAGAACGCAACCGAAGAGGATATCAAGCTGGCCATGACCATTTTTAATTCCATCGGCAAGACGGTTTTCATTCCCGAAAATTACCTGATGGATGCCATTACCGGGCTGAGCGGCAGTGGTCCGGCATATATCTTTTTGATCGTCGAAGCCATGGCAGATGCGGGTGTCAAAGTTGGTTTGTCACGTCAGGAGGCCCTCTTTCTGTCCGCTCAGACCGTTTTAGGGGCGGCCAAAATGCTGATGGAAACCCAGGAACATCCGGGACAGCTCAGAGATCGGGTGACCTCTCCGGGGGGCACCGCCATTGCCGGTCTGGCCACCCTGGAAAGTGGCGGCTTGAGAACCACCCTGATCAATGCCGTGGAGGTGGCCACCAATCGCTCAAAGGAACTGGGTCAGATGATGATCAAAAATTTCGCCAACAATCGCTCAGCCGGCCTCTCAACCGATAAGTGATGAGCATGAGATCTTACCCCTGGTTTGCCACGCACAAGAATCGATGTTAGAATTAGATATCACCTATCGTAAAAGACATTAAAGGTGCCCAGGTTGAGCCCGTTGGTCCGGTTTCCCGTATAACTAAAATCACTCATTTTTCCGATCTAAACCGGCTCAACGGGCTAAACCGGCCAACTTGCTGGCGTGATCTGCTCTTTTGGAGATCGCTTATACGTCAGTTCACTACCGAATCGAATATTTTTGAATATATTGATAGGAATTGAATGAAATTTAAAACCACCGGTTTCGTGATTCTGTGCTTTTTCTTTTCCGTTTTTATTTTCATTGACGGTTCTGCCGCCGCGACCGGGATTGAGTGGCATTCCTATGATGACGGAATGGCACGCAGCAAATTTGAAAAAAAGAAGGTCTTCATTCATTTTACCGCTGACTGGTGTTATTATTGCGGGGTAATGGAGAAGGAGACATTTCAAGACCCGGCGGTCATCTCAGCCTTAAATGAAAATTTTATTTCGATAAGAGTCGATTATGACAAGGAAACAAACACATCTAGCCTATACGGCGTCAAAGGACTGCCGGATACCATCTTCATCGCTGAAAATGGTAGCATTATCGGCCGGCGCCCCGGCTATATACCGCCGAAAATAATGACCTATATTTTAGAAACTATTCTACAAGAGCGCGCTCAGGATTAATCATCTTCTGTTGATTTTGCCCGTCCAGACACCACGATCATCACATCATGGTGACTGTTGCGGATCGTACTGAGAATTCCGGCGAACGCCGCCTTAGGTGATAAGCTGATTTGAGTTATGGAAGTTGCAAACATCGATTATAAGTATCTTAAAAAAGTGATCCAACATTCCAGCCCTTTGGGAAGCCCTGCGGTTAATTCACACAGGCCTGCCTGCGTGTTTTTGCTGTTGTTCAACCGGCCGGATCCATACATTCTGGCCATCCAGAAGGCTGATACGGAAGGCTATCCCTGGCGCAACCAGGTGGCCTTGCCGGGCGGCCATATGGAAAACACAGATTCCACTCCGATAGCGACTGCTTTTCGGGAATTGGAAGAAGAGCTGACCATCAGCAAAGATCGGGTCAAATTTATCGGCTCCCTCGGGCACTTCCAGACCCTCACCCGACCCAGGGATATTGAGGCATTTGTTGGATTATGGGACGGCAAGGGGCCGTTGCATTATGATCCTACCGAAATCTCCCGAATCCTGGAAATCCCGCTGAAAACGCTTATCAAGACGCATCAAACCAAAAAATTTCATGCGCACATGCCTACTATGGACGAGCTTGAATATCCTTTTAAAGATGTCATCATATGGGGCGCAACAGCTCGTATACTTTACCATTTCATAGAGCTGATCTATCCGCTAGTTGAAGACAGGGCGGCCCATCGCATCTATCACAAATCTGAAGGTTGAATTCATCAAAAAGATGGATAAATTTTCTAAATACAAGTCACTGCGCTAATCGAGGCCTTAGCGATTGGATCTTTGGACATAGCGCTTAATTAAACGGATGGCTGTCGCGGCGATGATTGCGACGCTCATGGCAAGCAACACAGCCGGAACCCAAATGAATCCATGATAGGTGGGGTTCTCCCGGGCAACGGCAATGCCGCTAATTGCAAATAGCAACACCAGGAGCATAAGTACGACCACGATGACATGAGCTGTGGTAGAATTGTACCAGGGGATAACGGCTTTTCTAAATACGGGATTCTTGTCAGCAGACATTGAACTGTATCATAAGTTGCTGTCCGGAGCATCAACGCAGCAAGGTATAGATGCTGATGCCCGGTGATTGTCATTGTTAGATTCGTTTATGCACCCATTCTATCGGTCTCAACGCGAAAAATCAAGGTGTGGTCATGTACAAAAAAACAAACGTAAAAACAAATGCACTGGCAGTCTTGGGCCGCTGTCTTTCCGGTCTTGCGCTCTTTGGTTTGTTGGGCAGCTGTGCCGGAACATCTGATAAGGCGGTAAAGCCAGAGACGGTCAAAGCACTTCGGCCGGACACGATTATATCTGCGGAATTAGGAAAAGAAGTGACTTTTGATGAAATGATGGCGGATCTGAATGGTCACCAGATCATCTTTGTTGGCGAAAGGCACACCAGCGTCTCACATCATTCTATCCAGCTGAAAATCATCCAGGCCGCTTTTAAACGTAATCACGATCTTGTCGTTGGTATGGAGATGTTTGATCGTTCCTATCAGCCGGTCCTGGATTTATGGTCAGCCGGTGTGCTAGATGAAGAAGCATTTTTGCGCAAAACTCATTGGTATGCAAACTGGCGCTATGATTTTTCCTTGTATCGGGATATCCTGCTGTTCATCAAACAAAATAAAATCAAATTAGTGGCCCTTAACATTCCTTTTCATATCCCCGGCCGCATTCGCGAAGGTGGCATCGAGAACTTGTCTATCAGCGATAAAATGTATTTGCCCAAAGAGATCGATACCGCCAACAGCGCACACCGAAATTACGCCAAGACAATCTTTGATCAACATAATTTTCCCAGCCGCATCCAATTTGATGACTTTTATATGGCCCAGTGCGTATGGGATGAAATCATGGCCGAATCAATTTCCAGGGATCTTGGCAGTAGAAAAGTTATTGCGCTGCTTGGCAACGGCCATATTCAATACAAATACGGCGTGCCCAACCGCACCTTTCGACGCACCGGTGCTCCGTTTCGAACGGTTTACCTGGCTCCGGCGGGAGATGATGCTGAACTGACTATTGGGGATTTTATCTGGATAACCGAAGCGAAATAAGTGATGATGCGCGTCGTTGGCTGCTGGCGTTTGGTCCCCGCCGCTGATGGTCCGACTACAACCTAAACTGGTTCCCGGCATGTTGGCTATGAAAATTAACGAGTCCCTTGCCAATATCATTCTGGACGCTCTATCCGCCCATATCGCAATATTGGACGAAAACGGGGTGATTTTAAAAACCAATCGGGCCTGGCTGAATTTTGCCCAGGATAATCGATTGCAAGCATCTGCTGAAGCATCACCGATTAATTATCTTTCCGTCTGCGATCTGGCCAAAGGTGAAAGCTCTGAAGAAGCCAAATCAGTGGCCGAGGGTATTCGATCGGTCATCAAAGGTGAGATCAACGAATTTTTGCTGGATTATCCATGTCATTCGCCCACTGAGAAACGCTGGTTCTATTTGCGGGTAACCCGCATACCCGGCCCCGGCCCCATGCGCGCTGTTGTCAGCCATGAAAACATCACCGCCCTCAAGCTGGCAGAGGAAGCCCTAAAGGCACACGAGCTGGATCTGCAACAAAAAACCCAACACCTTGAAGAGGTCAATACGGCTTTAAAAGTATTGCTGCAACAGCGAGAGCAAGACAAGGCCGAGCTGGAAAGCAAAGTGTTAAAAAATATCAACGTTTTGATCACGCCTTATGTAGCCAAATTGAAAAACAAGAACCTTAAGCCCCGTGACAAAGCGCTGGTCGATATGATTGATACCAATCTGCAGGATATCGTCTCTCCCCTTTTGCAGCGGCTTGTCAATGCCGAAATCATTTTAACCCCCCAGGAGATCCAGGTAGCGGCGCTTGTCAGAGAGGGGAAATCCACCAAGGAAATTGCTGATATATTGACGGTGTCAGAAACCACGGTCAGTTTCCACCGCAAAAATCTGAGAAAAAAACTCGGCCTGGAAAACACCCGTAAGAACCTCAGAGCGCATCTGCTGTCACTTTCCGATTCCCCTGATTGATCACTTCAAATTTAAAATAGAAAATATTACCCGGCCAGAAAACACCCCAAGGTCTTCCCGGTCACTTGTAAGCGGTCGTTTTTTAAATCCCATATTATATATCGTAATCCAAAAAATATATCGGTTCTCTTAATTGTGTAAGCAGGCACGAAGTCCACATTTTTAGGAAAACCAAAATATATTGCCTATGCTCATGTAATCTGCAACATGGCTGTATCTGTAAAATTGTGATATTTGGGTTTCTTTCAATATGTCAGAAGATTGAAGACTAAATAGCAGTACGCCCACATATTGCATTAATCTCACTTTTTGTATAGTGACAGTCTGCTGTACTTAGACCAAAAATGTGTAGCCTTTTAGAAATAAATATGATTATTTACCATCTGGATTTAGAAATAAATATGTTAGATAAATCGGAATAAACGTAATCCCAAACGAAGGTGCTCATAGATTTACATGCTAATCAAAATGAAAGGACTGAACAGTGAATAATAAAGGATCGAGCATAGCTTATACCTTGCTGACATTACTCGTTATGGTCGCAATCGTCCTAATTGGGGTAACGATATATAAAATACCTAAGATGAAATCATCTGAAACTGAACAACCGGCCAAAACAGCTTCTGCCCCAAAAACCCATAGTTCTGAATACAAGAAAGAACACCCAGTCGCTGACACAGTGGCGCTCAACGGTAAAGTATACACAGTGAACGAAAAACAGCCTTGGGCGGAAGCAGTTGCCATCAAGGGCACCGACATCGTTTACGTCGGCGACAACAAAGGCGTGAAAAAGTACATCGGCGAGGATACCACCGTTGCTGACATGAAGGGCAAATTCATGATGCCCGGCATTGTGTCCACTCACGAGCACGCGCTTATGCTGATGGGATTCACTTCGGGATTGATGATGGAGTACACGCAGAACGCGGCCAAGATGCTCGCAGCGGTGAAGGAGTATGTTAAGGAGAAACCTGACGCTCCGATGTTCTCTTTTGGCGGCGCCTATGAGGGTCGGGTCGATATCTTCCGGCAGGACATCGACAAGATCATCAAGGACAAGCCGTTCCTGATGATCGCGGCATCCGGCCACGGCGGCTGGTGCAACACAAAGGCACTCGAGGTGGCCGGCATCAAGAAGGGTGAACCGGATCCGATCGACTCTTTCGGGCGCGAGGAGGACGGCACACCGAACGGTTATGTGGCCTCGTCAGCGGCGGTCGTCTACATGCTCGCCAAGCTCGACATCATCACGCAGGAGGCGGCCGTAGCCCAGGCCCCGAAGGTGCTGGATGATTTTGCCGGAAATGGCGTGACGGCCATCTTCGATGCCGGCGCCCCGGCTTTTGAAAAAGCCACCTTCGCTGCGATGGGTGAACTCGAAAAGCGCGGCGAACTCACCATGCGGATCTCGGCCTCGGTCATGACCCAGCGAGAATACATGAACGAGGGGGCGTTTGAAAAGATGGCCAGGTTCGTTCCGATGTACAATGGCGAGTTCTTTAAGGTCGAAACATTCAAGATCCACGCAGACGGATCCTATGACGGCTGGACGGCCGGAACCATCGAGCCCTATGCTGACAAGCCTGAATCGACCGGTATCACCTCTTTTACACCCGAACTGCAGCAAGAGATTACGCTGCGAGCCGCGAAGAAAGGCTACGACATCCATGTTCACACAATCGGCTACCGCACCGTTCGCCAGACACTCGATACCTTTGAGGCGGTGCGCAAGGCCGGCTACGACAAGGTCCGCCTCACCACGGCGCACACCAGCCTGGTTCATCCCGACGACAAACCTCGATTCAAAGAGCTCGACGTCATCGTCAACACCTTCGCGGCCATGAATGCCGTACCCGATGAAACGAATCTCTCACGTCTCGGAAAAGAACGCTACCACGGCTGGGGTTACCAACCGATGAAGTCCTTCCTCGACATCGGTGTTCGGGTCACCATGAGCGCCGATTCGCCGACTGCTCCCCTCAATCCGATGCTGCAGATCTCCATCGCTATGGCACGCAAGAATCCGGGTGAGACAGAGTTCTTGCCGCCGATGAGTGAGGCCCTGAGTCTCGAGGAGGCCATACGGGCCTACACCATTGACTCCGCCTTTACCCTTCGCTGGGACGATATCATCGGCTCGATCGAAGTCGGCAAGCGCGCGGACCTGATTGTTCTGGACCGGAACCTCTTCGAATGTACCACCGATGAGATCGCTGAAGCCAACGTCCTGGCTACGATGGTGAACGGCAAGGTTGTTCACGAAGAGGCCGTGGACTGGAGCACGCCGCCCGATATTTTGCAAGGAACCGATCTCTATCGCTTATATGGGGGTAGAGAGGATCTCAATCAAACGGATTAGAAATCGGCCTTGTTTTGCGGCAAATGCCACTTTGGCAACTATGGATATTTGTAACCAGGTCGCAATAACAGGTATAAAAGGGTGGCACTAAAATTTAGCACTACACAACGAAATACACATTTTGGGTGAATTGTGAATTTCGACTATGAACCTCTAACTTCAAAATTAAATGGGTGGCATAATCAAACCTAAACCAGATATCTCCATCCTATCTTAATTTTCCATAAAAAAAGGGCAGCGTCAGGTGACGGCTGCCCTTGTATCTATTTAGGATCGCTCCGCTATCCGGCCACATCAATTCCTAAATTGCATCCCAGAGGATTATCGCACTCAAAATTCTTATATCGGGTATCTTCGTGCCCTTGCTCTCTTTCTTCGTCAGTTTCGATGTAGTTGTGTTCTTTATCTGTGAAATTCATGGCAACCTCCTTTTTGAATCTTAAATTTTATAATCCAATACTTTTTGATTTAATTATGGATAATATCGGCATTTATCATCATTTGGCAATACGAGAAAAATGAGCGCTTATTGATAGGTTAATCCTATCAATTTCAGGATGGTTCAATCCGAATGTCTGTTTATAAATAGCGAAATTTACGTTTTTTTGTGCCCCCCTCAAGCCTGAATTTAACACGATTCCCTCCATGACAAGATCCGGTATATAGCAGAATTAACTGCTGCAGGCACAATAAAGTAAATAAAACTCTGATTTTAAATTAAATATTTGCCTGGTCGCAGCTAATTTTGTCACAAACCCCCTATATATAGATTTTTTTTATTGACAAACATCAATATGTTGTGGTAGTATCTGATTCAGTAAGATGAAAAACCACATGTTGTGGTTTTTTTTAGCTTTAAGAGTTTACAGCATTTTACAGCAATTTACTCTATTTTACACTTCGGGGGGCTCTCATAAGCCCCTTTCTTTCGGTCCAATTAACCTGAACGAATCTGTTGGCTGCACCCTATCGTCAATGTTGACCGCCTAGCCAGCTAAAAACGCAATATACCGCAATTGCTTGACGGAACCAATGTCGGATCCTGTAGACATCGGCCAATGAGTGACGACAGCATAATTGATCAATCTAAAACG encodes:
- a CDS encoding GntR family transcriptional regulator translates to MFQTAKQTKVFQDVVAQIQDAILDGRLKTGDTLPSERQLKDMFNISRGTLREALRVLEQKGLIEIKLGVGGGSVVKDLNADQVSEGLALLIRSQKVSLNHLAEFREDVEGFVAARAAANRSAADISILTELLNQAGKCIEAGPSQRETFLEIDKRIHMTLAQVAANPIYMSVLHSVHDNIHRYYDEFLSMDKRELQENYRDLCDLVHAVEKGQSDRARRLARNHVRRFNKYMKSREGQKGAITV
- the proC gene encoding pyrroline-5-carboxylate reductase, whose product is MLRNKQICIIGTGNMGEALISGLISSASSKPENIICTDVREAKLSDIREQYGIQTTNNNLEAVADSDIVVYAVKPQIMAAVLNETAQHLDMSKLIISIAAGVPMEAIESCLNKKLRLIRVMPNIAAAVKEAATAVAAGKNATEEDIKLAMTIFNSIGKTVFIPENYLMDAITGLSGSGPAYIFLIVEAMADAGVKVGLSRQEALFLSAQTVLGAAKMLMETQEHPGQLRDRVTSPGGTAIAGLATLESGGLRTTLINAVEVATNRSKELGQMMIKNFANNRSAGLSTDK
- a CDS encoding thioredoxin family protein, whose protein sequence is MKFKTTGFVILCFFFSVFIFIDGSAAATGIEWHSYDDGMARSKFEKKKVFIHFTADWCYYCGVMEKETFQDPAVISALNENFISIRVDYDKETNTSSLYGVKGLPDTIFIAENGSIIGRRPGYIPPKIMTYILETILQERAQD
- a CDS encoding CoA pyrophosphatase, encoding MEVANIDYKYLKKVIQHSSPLGSPAVNSHRPACVFLLLFNRPDPYILAIQKADTEGYPWRNQVALPGGHMENTDSTPIATAFRELEEELTISKDRVKFIGSLGHFQTLTRPRDIEAFVGLWDGKGPLHYDPTEISRILEIPLKTLIKTHQTKKFHAHMPTMDELEYPFKDVIIWGATARILYHFIELIYPLVEDRAAHRIYHKSEG
- a CDS encoding ChaN family lipoprotein, whose translation is MYKKTNVKTNALAVLGRCLSGLALFGLLGSCAGTSDKAVKPETVKALRPDTIISAELGKEVTFDEMMADLNGHQIIFVGERHTSVSHHSIQLKIIQAAFKRNHDLVVGMEMFDRSYQPVLDLWSAGVLDEEAFLRKTHWYANWRYDFSLYRDILLFIKQNKIKLVALNIPFHIPGRIREGGIENLSISDKMYLPKEIDTANSAHRNYAKTIFDQHNFPSRIQFDDFYMAQCVWDEIMAESISRDLGSRKVIALLGNGHIQYKYGVPNRTFRRTGAPFRTVYLAPAGDDAELTIGDFIWITEAK
- a CDS encoding LuxR C-terminal-related transcriptional regulator, which translates into the protein MKINESLANIILDALSAHIAILDENGVILKTNRAWLNFAQDNRLQASAEASPINYLSVCDLAKGESSEEAKSVAEGIRSVIKGEINEFLLDYPCHSPTEKRWFYLRVTRIPGPGPMRAVVSHENITALKLAEEALKAHELDLQQKTQHLEEVNTALKVLLQQREQDKAELESKVLKNINVLITPYVAKLKNKNLKPRDKALVDMIDTNLQDIVSPLLQRLVNAEIILTPQEIQVAALVREGKSTKEIADILTVSETTVSFHRKNLRKKLGLENTRKNLRAHLLSLSDSPD
- a CDS encoding amidohydrolase, producing MKSSETEQPAKTASAPKTHSSEYKKEHPVADTVALNGKVYTVNEKQPWAEAVAIKGTDIVYVGDNKGVKKYIGEDTTVADMKGKFMMPGIVSTHEHALMLMGFTSGLMMEYTQNAAKMLAAVKEYVKEKPDAPMFSFGGAYEGRVDIFRQDIDKIIKDKPFLMIAASGHGGWCNTKALEVAGIKKGEPDPIDSFGREEDGTPNGYVASSAAVVYMLAKLDIITQEAAVAQAPKVLDDFAGNGVTAIFDAGAPAFEKATFAAMGELEKRGELTMRISASVMTQREYMNEGAFEKMARFVPMYNGEFFKVETFKIHADGSYDGWTAGTIEPYADKPESTGITSFTPELQQEITLRAAKKGYDIHVHTIGYRTVRQTLDTFEAVRKAGYDKVRLTTAHTSLVHPDDKPRFKELDVIVNTFAAMNAVPDETNLSRLGKERYHGWGYQPMKSFLDIGVRVTMSADSPTAPLNPMLQISIAMARKNPGETEFLPPMSEALSLEEAIRAYTIDSAFTLRWDDIIGSIEVGKRADLIVLDRNLFECTTDEIAEANVLATMVNGKVVHEEAVDWSTPPDILQGTDLYRLYGGREDLNQTD